In the Colletotrichum higginsianum IMI 349063 chromosome 7 map unlocalized unitig_7, whole genome shotgun sequence genome, one interval contains:
- a CDS encoding Cytidylyltransferase, with protein sequence MSSVRAIPSTPRVISPSPTPSEIDAASQDNYFGPVTRSAAKKRRATPQPLEERAEEDDYEPSTMRRSRTRSRSPIESRRITPMTSVKSQPKRGKSPVIPSEPITNDVTAVNGELNGGIAKAPTANGHLAPPSAAPTGWSWRDFSRSPSPLGLIPIHRKWRTFVHKHEVPRKVLHVSIGFFTLWLYISGIQTSSVAPWLFAALMPITTADYLRHNYASFNRFYVSVLGALMRESEYAGWNGVIFYLLGAWISLRFFPKDVGVMGILLLSWCDTAASTFGRLYGAYTPRIRRGKSLAGSTAAFLVGIISSYFFWGWLAPRTGPFPGDENYPFMFTGALHLPRTIASAVGLSDAQATITGPLALGVMGLWSGFVAAASEVVDIFGWDDNLTIPVLSGAGIWGFLKIFG encoded by the coding sequence ATGTCGTCCGTCCGCGCCATCCCCTCGACACCGCGCGTCATCTCCCCCAGCCCGACACCCTCGGAAATCGATGCCGCTTCCCAGGACAACTACTTTGGCCCGGTGACGAGGTCCGCGGCGAAGAAACGCCGTGCTACCCCTCAGCCGTTGGAGGAgcgggcggaggaggacgactatgagccgtcgacgatgcgcagGTCGCGCACGAGAAGCCGCTCGCCCATCGAGTCCCGCCGAATCACCCCGATGACTTCGGTCAAGTCGCAACCAAAGAGGGGCAAGTCGCCCGTCATCCCGAGCGAGCCGATCACGAACGACGTcaccgccgtcaacggcgaaTTGAACGGCGGCATCGCCAAAGCCCCGACCGCCAACGGCCACCTGGCCCCTCCGTCAGCCGCCCCGACCGGCTGGAGCTGGCGAGACTTCAGCCGGAGCCCCAGCCCGCTGGGCCTGATACCCATCCACAGGAAATGGCGGACCTTTGTACACAAGCACGAGGTGCCTAGAAAGGTCCTGCACGTCTCCATCGGCTTCTTTACGCTGTGGCTCTACATCTCGGGCATCCAGACGAGCTCCGTGGCTCCGTGGCTCTTCGCCGCGCTGATGCCCATCACGACGGCCGACTACCTGCGACACAACTACGCCTCCTTCAACCGCTTTTACGTCTCGGTCCTCGGCGCGCTGATGCGCGAGAGCGAATACGCTGGATGGAACGGTGTCATCTTCTACCTGCTCGGCGCATGGATCTCGCTCCGTTTCTTCCCCAaggacgtcggcgtcatGGGCATCCTCCTGCTCAGCTGGTGcgacaccgccgccagcaccTTTGGTCGTCTTTACGGCGCCTACACCCCGCGCATCCGTCGCGGCAAGTCGCTCGCCGgatcgacggcggccttcctcgtcggcatcatcTCGTCGTACTTCTTCTGGGGCTGGCTCGCGCCGAGAACGGGGCCTTTCCCCGGCGACGAGAACTATCCCTTCATGTTCACTGGAGCGCTGCATCTACCCCGCACTATCGCAAGCGCCGTGGGGCTCTCTGATGCTCAGGCCACCATCACCGGACCACTAGCGCTCGGGGTCATGGGTCTGTGGTCCGGCTTTGTGGCGGCCGCCAGCGAGGTGGTTGACATTTTCGGCTGGGACGACAACCTGACGATCCCGGTCCTTAGCGGGGCTGGCATTTGGGGGTTTCTCAAAATCTTTGGTTAG
- a CDS encoding ATP-dependent rRNA helicase SPB4 has protein sequence MASVEKKKDPRSWRGLTPPLAEWILDFVSSQGFQRMTPVQAACLPQFLGNKDVVVEAVTGSGKTLAFLLPIVQKLMRLDEPTKRGHVFSIIVSPTRELAIQIHTVLQSLVGFHPPSAEILPCLKGDEKRPDTKVPVIVPQLLVGGTTTTQQDLSFFVRHSPNVLVSTPGRLVELLASPHVRCTQSSFELLVLDEADRLLDMGFKQDIQRVLGYLPKQRRTGLFSASVSEAVSQIITVGLRNPVKIAVRVKSLRDGGIIEDRKTPISLQMSYLVTPASQKLPALAKLLENLSPRLQRSIVFLSTCAAVDYFQHLLPTIMPSGFTIVPLHGKLPPKAREKSFSKFVNSVSPSVLICTDIAARGLDIPQVDFVCQVDPPSDPKVFIHRSGRAGRAGRKGLSVVFLQPGHEEDYIPFLEVRKTPIFPLTKPEIVVTEEEANAVSEKFRDVLRSDRAFHDKAQRAFVSWVRSYNAHLTTSIFRTKDLDWTDLGKAWGLLRLPRMPETKKWEGDKWLGNEGFDWDNFSYKDKTREAARLAAMEAERNGEKAAAVDEVKRKRKTNEAWSKQVEADDVRTERREKRRRKKEAERMATMTEEEKIKAMELNEMIAEIRRKNQAAQAATAAAGGKKKKAEGDDEFTGFDD, from the exons ATGGCCTCCgttgagaagaagaaggaccCCAGGTCCTGGCGAGGACTCACACCTCCTCTGGCCGA ATGGATCCTCGACTTCGTGTCCAGCCAGGGCTTCCAGCGCATGACGCCCGTCCAGGCAGCATGTCTCCCGCAATTTCTTGGGAACAAGGACGTCGTGGTCGAG GCCGTCACCGGCAGCGGAAAGACGCTTgctttcctcctccccatcGTCCAGAAGCTCATGCGCCTCGATGAACCGACAAAGCGCGGCCATGTTTTCTCCATCATCGTCTCCCCGACCCGCGAGCTCGCGATCCAGATCCACACCGTCCTGCAGTCCCTCGTCGGCTTCCACccgccctcggccgagatCCTACCCTGCCTTAAGGGGGACGAGAAGCGTCCCGACACGAAGGTCCCGGTGATTGTCCCCCAGTTGCTCGTCGGCGGAACGACTACGACACAGCAGGACCTCAGCTTCTTCGTCAGACACTCTCCCAACGTCTTGGTCTCGACGCCCGGCAGactcgtcgagctgctcgcaTCCCCCCACGTCCGCTGCACACAATCGTCCTTCGAGCTCCTggttctcgacgaggcggatcGTCTTTTGGACATGGGCTTCAAGCAGGACATCCAGAGGGTTTTGGGATATCTGCCCAAGCAGAGGCGCACGGGCCTATTCAGCGCTTCGGTCTCTGAAGCGGTCTCGCAGATCATCACTGTTGGTCTTAGAAACCCCGTCAAGATTGCAGTGAGGGTGAAGAGTCTCCGAGATGGAGGAATCATTGAGGACCGGAAAACGCCCATCAGCTTGCAAATGTCCTACCTTGTTACGCCAGCGAGTCAAAAGCTCCCAGCATTGGCCAAGCTCCTGGAAAACCTGAGCCCGCGACTGCAAAGAAGCATTGTCTTCCTGTCAACGTGTGCCGCCGTCGACTACTTCCAGCATCTCCTCCCTACCATCATGCCATCAGGCTTCACAATAGTCCCTCTTCACGGAAAGCTCCCGCCCAAGGCCAGAGAAAAGAGCTTCTCCAAGTTTGTCAACTCGGTATCACCGTCCGTCTTGATTTGCACAGATATCGCAGCAAGAGGCCTGGACATCCCGCAGGTAGACTTTGTCTGCCAGGTCGACCCCCCTTCAGATCCCAAGGTCTTCATCCACCGCAGTGGACGCGCCGGAAGAGCCGGAAGGAAGGGTCTCTCGGTCGTCTTCCTGCAGCCCGGCCATGAAGAAGACTACATCCCCTTCCTTGAGGTCCGCAAAACGCCGATTTTCCCCCTTACGAAACCCGAGATCGTCGTCACCGAGGAAGAGGCCAACGCGGTGTCAGAAAAGTTCCGCGACGTCCTCCGCAGCGACCGGGCCTTCCACGACAAGGCGCAGCGGGCTTTCGTGAGCTGGGTGCGCAGCTATAACGCGCACCTGACGACGTCCATCTTCCGCACCAAGGACCTCGACTGGACCGACCTCGGCAAGGCGTGGGGCCTGTTGCGCCTGCCGCGGATGCCCGAGACCAAGAAGTGGGAGGGTGACAAGTGGCTCGGCAACGAGGGTTTCGACTGGGACAACTTCTCGTACAAGGACAAGACGCGCGAGGCGGCTcggctggcggcgatggaggcggagcgcaacggcgagaaggcggcggcggtggacgaGGTCAAGCGCAAACGCAAGACCAACGAGGCGTGGAGCAAGCAGGTGGAGGCGGACGACGTGCGGACGGAGCGGCGCGAGAAGAGGAGgcgcaagaaggaggccgagcgGATGGCGACTatgacggaggaggagaagatcaAGGCCATGGAGCTGAACGAGATGATTGCCGAGATCAGGAGGAAGAACCAGGCTGCCCaggcggcgacagcggcagccggtgggaagaagaagaaggcggagggcg